The Punica granatum isolate Tunisia-2019 chromosome 4, ASM765513v2, whole genome shotgun sequence sequence gcttgaacaaATCTTTATTGGTGGCTGGCCAGCTAATTTAATTAGTAGATGTGAATTAATGTTTGACGGTTGATAACATACAAAAGCCTTCTCGCCATTACGCTTGTGGGCTAATAATAGCCTAGTAATGTCCATAATCAGATGCAATAGCCAGCAAAATCGTCGGCTGAGCCTTATTGCTATTATTACTATTGTGGGCCAAATCACTTCCACCTATAAATGGAACGTAATATAATGGACAGATGGACCTGTCCATAAACTATGTAAATAATCAATTATCATTATAACCAAcgcaaaatgaaaatttattgccatgaattaaaaatcaaaatatttgcttctattccaccgaaaaaaaaattatatttgctTCTAGCTGCTCTTGGCTGTCGTAATTGGAACCAAGTGAAGATGATTTGAATCAACCTCTAGCGCCAAAAACCTCAGCATCCCAATGGACTTGGGGTTATATTTCATTTCCAACCCTCACAGATAATTTCATTATCTTCACAAGTAGGGTATCACATACTTCGACTTAATAACAATTAAGcgttaattaattagaatttcACTCCTAactgaattaattaaaactcaTGGAGCTTTTGAATATAAAGGTGCCAGTGCACATTGTCAAGACAAGGTGTTATTAGCTATTCAAGTATCAAGCTAACTTGTTGACATATTTTATTCATAGAATTTCCccttaaaaatgtaaaagaaaaaaagaaagaaagcaaaAATCGATACTTCGACTTTGGTTTAAGGGCGGGATGATAGACTCACAATAGGATATTACAAGcttatttggtttcaaaataggatttcaaaatcttattttaacttaattatacccataacaaaacaaaataacttatacaaagtcaaatgataggtcccatttataccactctttttcaaaatcaaaatctgattttaaaatcctattttgaaaccaaacgcaacatatAGATCCCAAGTATTGGTTCTCtcctgtcttttttttttcccctattttttccttttgataTAGAAATTGATAACAATTATCAATGTGAATTTATCGATATGTATTCCTCTTAAGTAAATTtcagaatgaaaattttgtacATACAGAATTTGCGATTGAGAAGATTTTATATGGACAGACCCAACAgcgacaattttttttttttgtggtaaTAAACAGCGACATGAATTAGCTCAAAATTCACTTCGACTTTCAAATACCAGGCACTCGTATGAAAAGAACAAATGGTCATCAGTCGTGTTGTCCGATAAAGACTGCCCAAATTCCAATTTCTCTATAGAAAAACTTGGAGCCCGTCCCCGTACGTGGAGACGCAAAACAGAAAGAACAGCTGAAGACGCCACGTGTCCCGGAGATGCCACCGGCAAGCCACGTGTACCATCTGCATGACCAGCATGCTTAACTTCCTAATAAAATCCCAAGCCAACCAGCCCCCTTAATCATCAACCTTCGATATCGACCTCAAAATCTGCCTGTAATGCTTAACTTGGTCCATCTCCTCCGTCTCATAGCACAGATACTCCGGTCCATCCCCCTCTCGCCGGTGTCGGCTCTCACCCTGGCCATCTCCCCCGCGGTTCTTTTGATACAGGCCCAGCTGCCTTAACCTTAACCAGAACACTCATCATCAAATAATTAATGGCGCTGGGAGTCGGGGTCCCGATCTGTGTCGAGTGCGGGACCACGAGCAACCCGTGCCGCTGCAAGGTGGTGGGCCCCACCCTCGGGTTCCTGGCCTTCACCGCCGCCGTGGTGGTTGAGTGGCCCCTGGGGGCCCTCGTGTACTGCTTCCGCCACATGAAGGACCGCCGCATCATGGCCCACCCCGCCACGGTGGTCTACCCTTCGGTCACGAACGCGATCCCCATATGAATCTCGGAGGCAGTTTTCGACATggttcccccccccccccccccccccccccccgactATGTTTTACATCTGTTCGTGCTTTCTGGACTCGCTAGCTTCTTGTAATCATGCCATATTGCAATTTTACAATAATTTATTGGTTAAtgctatatataaattaaaatcaaagatGAGGCataagaagaaggaagaagagattaATTATATAAGACAAGAAGTCCATGAATTGAAGTGCCAATTGTTATGCACATTTAGCCACGGCGGCGAAGAGTGTGGCCAGCTATATATATGGAGAGGCTGTGTGCTATAGCTCTAAGATTTCTCCTCTTTCCATTGGATTGAACGTCACCCGTTTCTGCAGAACAAGCACGAAGTTGTAAATTAGCTAAGCTAGGAAGTACGCAAgctaataaaatttaatgaatggccaggaatattttttaattaagcaACTAACAAGCCTAGGGTCCTTATTATACACCTCGAATCTAACGTTGCAAAGGACAAGGATTGCACATTGCATGATATGTAAATTGTAATGTAGTACACAGTTCAATGGACAGCTGAAGTCCATAGCTACCTCGAAAGATTAGTTGACAACCGTTGAAGAAATGGCGGAATGTGGGTGTATGTTCCTCATGGTCAATTATAAGCTACAAGTCGTGCTTCTGAAATGCCAACAAattccttctttcttctcaTTGAAATGTATGTAAGTAATTTCACATGTACCgccgaaaataaaaaaaaagggataaaATTCCACTTGTATTGGTTAGTTAATTCATATACGTTGgatttgaatattaattagagcccataaaataattaaaatatgccACCTGTAAACACTTGTCATTTTTGACCCTTTCGTGATATGAGAGGTAGTATGGCTAGGCGTTAGCCTTTCCCGTGGCAAGAATCGAAACAGACAGCTGAACTATGGATAAGATGAACAGCTGAAATACGGATTGAGAAGATAAGTTAGGATGGGATAATATCCAAAGCTGAACCTCTTCGATAGCGCCAGGGTCCACATTTACGATTGAATGAAACGTCACTTATCTTTAAAAAAGAAGCACGACGTGGCGTAATTCCGGTAATGTTCAAGGACGGGGTTCGGGACGTTCAATAAGGATAAGAGGAATATATTGTGTACGTATACAGATGCCGTCTTATCAAGGAGGGGGTGCGCCATTGATGAGTAAGTAAGTTATTCAGGTTTCTGATAGGAATTGGTAGCGGGCCATTCAATCAATTTCCAATTAGACATATGTTATAACTAGTAATTTAGTAAGGGTTGGTTCAATGACCTTTGACTTTTCGgttcaaattaattaacttaTGTTTAGTTTTTGAGTTGGATAATTTATTTAACTCGACTTGATTTTGTGTAATAATTGAAagtgttgataaatatattgatatatgagaatatatatatatatatatatatatataaaagtatatatagtatatatataaagtggATGGATcctttattattaaaatattttaattttaaaatccttaAGCCCCCCTCTGAATGAgaaagtattattaaattgaaatttaaaaattattagaaaaatgtaTGAATGAGAATGTATcattaaatggaaaaaaaagataaaattataattattatatttttaaattcagAGAAAAATAGTGTTTAATTGAATAAAGTTggattataatttaaaaaactaAACAAAGTCTTAAAGAGCTGTTGCTAATGCTGACTTTTCGTAGTACCGTTTGGGAATAATATTAAATGTGTATGACTCCCACCAAAAGAAAAGCCTATTGATTGGTCTATTTATGTGAAAATCACCCAATTGAAGGAGAGCTATATATTAATAGAGACTAATATGTGTTACGGGGGATGCAATGCTGCCCTTGAATTGGTCGatgcaacatatatataataacttaACTTCGTATGTTATTCATTCCTTTTCTCGATGGGCACATTGGCAAATGCATGGGgatatttcataaaattattgGCATCGTGTATGTTGGGTATATAGATCACTCATTACATATATCTGTTTTCTAAATTAAAGAACTTTATTGGGTTCTCCAATACGATATACTGCAAGCCTAAAAATACAACGACAAATGTTacatttatgatttatttgtATACATACATCGACCTTAGCAATTGCCCAAAACGAGCTCACGTGAAATGAGGTAGCAATTAGCTATAATACTTTTTGTTGAATATTGTTAATTAAAAATCCGAGCAATTAAGAATGGATAGTAAGTAGCATCAGAGCATAATCTTTCACGACCATTTTGTTTCCTCTCGGAAGTTGCATCAATAATTTGCATGATCAGTCATGTCATGTCCTTATACTTTTTTAAATAAGTGTTAGAACATACCTCACTATGAACTCCTAGATCAGCTGCCTTCAATTGATCAGCTCGATGGTGCTGCGGCAAATCACGGCCGCCGTCGATCTCATCGCCATCACCACATTTACCTTCCCTCTCCCGCGTCATGTAGAGCCTCAACACCCTCTCAGCAATTTCCCTTTCATCCCGGCTCTCATCCACCAGCTCAGCCATCTGAGCCTTGCTCAGCCTCATCCTTACCTGGAGCCCTGACCCCGCACTCTGCGGTGCTTCAGAGGAGGAGGCTGCCGCCGACCTCGCAATTGGGAGTTCCGAGACCGACCTCCGTGACAGCATCAGGTACTCGAGCCTGTCCTTGGCGCTCATGTGGATTCCCGAACGTACCCTGCGCGGGGCTGACGAATAACTACTGATGGCATCGGCAGGGAGCTGGACAAGGAAGTAGAGCTTGTTAGGCTCGAGGGGCTGCTCGGGATCCAAGGGACGGGCCCGGATACCAAATTGCTGGACCATGTCGGAGTTCAGGAGGACATGTCCCGGATAGCCCGCCATGGCATCCCGGGCCTGGACCGGAGTCCTGAGTTTGAAGGTCTCGCCGGTTATTTTCATCACCTTCGCCTTCTTCCTTGCCCGCCCTATACTATTTcccatctctctctcgatCTCTCCTTCTGTGTTAATAGTTGAGAAACcgtaataatatttttatataagcATATTCGTgtgtataattatatata is a genomic window containing:
- the LOC116202567 gene encoding uncharacterized protein LOC116202567, which translates into the protein MALGVGVPICVECGTTSNPCRCKVVGPTLGFLAFTAAVVVEWPLGALVYCFRHMKDRRIMAHPATVVYPSVTNAIPI
- the LOC116202566 gene encoding uncharacterized protein At1g66480-like, producing MGNSIGRARKKAKVMKITGETFKLRTPVQARDAMAGYPGHVLLNSDMVQQFGIRARPLDPEQPLEPNKLYFLVQLPADAISSYSSAPRRVRSGIHMSAKDRLEYLMLSRRSVSELPIARSAAASSSEAPQSAGSGLQVRMRLSKAQMAELVDESRDEREIAERVLRLYMTREREGKCGDGDEIDGGRDLPQHHRADQLKAADLGVHSEKRVTFNPMERGEILEL